In Balneola sp., one genomic interval encodes:
- a CDS encoding manganese transporter yields MNNPLKKYFGPSTLVAAAFIGPGTVTVCTLAGVRSGYVLLWALLFSIIATIVLQEMTGRLGIITQKGFGEAIREQLGNPFLKIAGMLMVLSAIVIGNIAYEGGNISGAVLGWEEFFVGLDITLLGFDIRLTSMLIGLIAFWLLFSGSFKRIVNVMTVLVGLMSIVFVTTAVVIQPDLSAILKGLFVPVASPDEFLTVIALIGTTVVPYNLFLHASTVQERYKSYSQLSDMRIENAVGIILGGTISICIVITSAAASDGTLTDIKSASDMAQQLEPLLGSWAKVFMGIGLFAAGITSAVTAPLAAAYATKGILGWKNDLKSVKFRAVWMVVLFAGVIFSAVSFNPVQLIEFAQIANGITLPVIAIFLLYIMNKPMLLGSNRNSTQQNIMAIIVILVTILVGFRSLNSVFNFL; encoded by the coding sequence ATGAACAATCCACTAAAAAAATACTTTGGACCCAGCACATTAGTGGCTGCAGCATTCATTGGTCCCGGCACAGTAACCGTATGTACGCTGGCCGGAGTTAGATCAGGTTATGTACTGCTTTGGGCTCTTTTATTTTCCATCATCGCGACTATTGTTTTGCAGGAGATGACCGGTCGGTTGGGCATCATTACGCAGAAGGGATTTGGAGAAGCCATTCGAGAGCAATTGGGAAATCCCTTTTTGAAGATAGCCGGGATGTTAATGGTTTTGAGTGCAATTGTAATAGGAAACATTGCCTATGAAGGGGGGAATATCTCCGGAGCTGTTTTAGGCTGGGAGGAGTTTTTTGTTGGGCTTGATATAACGCTTCTTGGATTTGATATCAGGTTAACGTCAATGTTAATCGGCTTAATCGCTTTTTGGCTTTTGTTTTCAGGGAGTTTTAAAAGGATTGTAAATGTGATGACAGTTCTGGTAGGATTAATGAGCATCGTTTTTGTAACAACTGCCGTTGTCATTCAGCCGGATTTAAGTGCCATTCTAAAAGGACTTTTTGTCCCCGTCGCTTCTCCCGACGAATTCCTGACTGTTATTGCTCTTATCGGAACCACGGTAGTTCCCTATAACCTGTTTTTACACGCCTCAACGGTTCAAGAAAGGTACAAAAGCTATTCTCAGCTTTCAGATATGCGTATTGAAAATGCGGTCGGGATCATTCTTGGCGGTACCATTTCTATCTGTATTGTGATTACAAGTGCAGCAGCTTCTGATGGAACACTTACAGACATTAAAAGTGCTTCAGACATGGCGCAACAACTGGAACCGTTACTTGGAAGCTGGGCAAAAGTATTTATGGGTATCGGGCTTTTTGCAGCGGGAATTACATCAGCTGTAACAGCGCCTCTTGCTGCAGCTTATGCAACTAAAGGTATTTTGGGCTGGAAGAATGATTTGAAATCTGTAAAGTTCAGAGCAGTCTGGATGGTTGTATTGTTTGCCGGAGTTATATTTTCTGCTGTGAGTTTTAATCCTGTTCAGCTCATTGAATTTGCCCAAATTGCTAATGGAATTACGCTTCCGGTTATCGCGATTTTCCTTTTATATATAATGAATAAGCCAATGCTGTTGGGTTCCAACAGGAATTCAACCCAACAAAATATAATGGCTATTATTGTGATCCTCGTTACGATTTTAGTTGGATTCAGAAGTCTAAATTCAGTCTTTAATTTTCTATAG
- a CDS encoding lactam utilization protein LamB: MITKIDLNCDIGEFYGMYDDERDSKIMPFISSCNIACGFHSGDPVTIAKTIKLALKNNVSIGAHPSYPDLQGFGRRIMNLSADELEACVLYQVSALKGMTESLGGTLHHVKPHGALYNHAAKDEETALGIVKAIVQIKEDMLIYAPANSVLSEVAIDAGLKVRSEVFADRRYEDDLSLRSRSLEGAVLHNKKEVLDQLSGFLKGTVKTYGDLELPITAETICLHSDTEGAEELAQEIHDYLEKQDVEITAS; the protein is encoded by the coding sequence ATGATTACCAAGATAGATCTGAACTGTGATATCGGTGAATTTTATGGAATGTATGACGATGAGCGTGATTCCAAGATTATGCCTTTCATCTCGAGCTGTAATATTGCTTGTGGCTTTCATTCAGGTGACCCGGTAACTATTGCTAAAACCATTAAGCTTGCACTAAAGAATAATGTCTCCATTGGTGCACATCCATCTTACCCGGACCTGCAAGGCTTTGGTCGGCGTATTATGAATTTGTCGGCGGATGAACTGGAAGCTTGTGTACTATATCAAGTTTCGGCTTTAAAGGGGATGACCGAATCTTTAGGAGGCACACTTCATCATGTAAAACCACACGGGGCTCTTTATAATCATGCAGCAAAGGACGAGGAAACAGCTTTGGGAATTGTAAAAGCCATCGTTCAGATTAAGGAGGATATGCTGATCTATGCCCCGGCCAATTCTGTTCTAAGTGAAGTTGCAATAGATGCCGGACTGAAAGTTCGGAGCGAAGTCTTTGCAGATCGAAGATACGAAGATGACCTGAGTTTGAGATCTCGATCTTTGGAAGGAGCTGTCCTTCACAATAAAAAAGAAGTTTTGGATCAGCTGTCCGGATTCTTGAAAGGCACGGTCAAAACATATGGTGATTTAGAACTTCCGATAACCGCCGAAACTATCTGCCTTCATAGCGATACCGAGGGTGCGGAAGAATTAGCTCAGGAAATCCACGATTATCTGGAGAAACAGGATGTCGAAATCACTGCATCTTAA
- a CDS encoding KipI antagonist, with product MNGSLEVLDGGMLTTVQDAGRVGYRNYGVPVSGVMDDHAYSLVNWLVGNEGDAPVLEMTIQGGRYQFNSDAIIGLSGGEAEITLNSEQRKANETLVVHSGDILNIGQIKKGCRIYLAIRGNWEIEKVMSSYSTYIPASFGGIKGRKLKKGDLLNWQTKSLDTEVREVPQKLIPYFSSKQRIRLIEGPEWQWLPEDQRAKFLATEFEISSQSNRMGIRLKVQDGFNVIEREMKSAPVVPGIIQLPKGGSPIVLMKDAQSVGGYPRIAKVIDADLWRLGQVWTSNRLSFKMISIKEAKKLTAIQKNRL from the coding sequence ATGAATGGAAGCTTGGAAGTATTGGATGGGGGGATGCTTACAACCGTTCAGGACGCTGGCCGAGTTGGATACCGAAATTATGGAGTCCCGGTTTCAGGGGTGATGGACGACCACGCGTACAGCTTAGTGAACTGGTTGGTGGGAAATGAGGGGGATGCTCCAGTTTTAGAAATGACCATTCAAGGAGGCCGTTACCAGTTTAACTCTGATGCAATTATTGGGTTAAGTGGAGGAGAGGCAGAGATAACGCTTAATTCTGAACAGAGAAAAGCCAATGAGACTTTGGTTGTCCATTCTGGTGATATACTCAACATCGGGCAGATAAAAAAAGGATGTCGTATCTATTTAGCCATTCGCGGGAACTGGGAAATAGAAAAAGTAATGAGTAGCTACTCAACTTATATCCCAGCATCATTTGGAGGGATTAAAGGGAGAAAGCTCAAAAAAGGTGATCTGTTAAACTGGCAAACAAAAAGTCTTGATACTGAAGTCCGCGAAGTTCCTCAAAAGCTCATTCCATACTTTTCATCAAAGCAAAGAATACGATTAATCGAAGGACCAGAGTGGCAGTGGTTGCCTGAAGATCAAAGGGCAAAGTTTTTAGCTACTGAATTTGAGATTTCAAGCCAGAGTAATCGAATGGGGATACGGCTGAAAGTTCAGGATGGCTTTAATGTTATAGAGAGAGAAATGAAATCGGCTCCAGTTGTTCCTGGAATTATTCAGCTACCAAAAGGAGGAAGTCCCATAGTTTTGATGAAAGACGCACAGTCGGTAGGCGGCTATCCCAGAATTGCTAAAGTTATAGATGCTGATTTATGGCGCTTAGGTCAGGTTTGGACTTCGAATAGATTAAGCTTCAAGATGATCAGCATTAAAGAAGCCAAAAAACTCACTGCTATTCAAAAGAATAGGCTATAA
- a CDS encoding beta-glucuronidase has product MLFPQQNNFRAVFDLGGYWNLKADPNEEGHKGGWYKNKLAGEVHSIAIPGSWNEQLAEQGLRNYVGKAWHETYFTIPAMVQESSKVWLRIAAADHKAEVWLNGNFVGEHSGGYLPFELDLSEALNEKGKKNHLVVCVDSSLSMHTIPQDVSPESPLYSTPSYERRHLFPATRFDFFPYGGLTRSVQVVTTPKEYISDTSIHSTLEGQITITADVTTDLDFNVRILSADDQEIAKGDSKNGVCKLSVDEPEWWSPSNPYLYTASISLMKDGKVVDEYHETFGIREVRVEGGKIMFNNEPLFMSGFGKHEDFPIVGRGQFRPAYLKDHELMRWIGANSYRTSHYPYDEEMMRLADKLGFLIIDEVPAVSLGFWSNDFDELKPLFENHKQSIKELIKRDKNHPSVISWSITNEPNLWAEEFYQNETSKKYFKELYDFTKGLDDTRPIMSISMAAHKENDVVLESCDIIGINRYYGWYTNPVDLEQAGKDLARELDATFEKYGKPIMVTEFGADTVEGLHATTAQMFTEEFQTAFIFKYLEVMEPREFVAGAHVWNFADFMTPQHFRRVVLNKKGVFTRDRHPKSVAFKLRDHWNSLERIQDDHRPKKPKSGFLVSDIK; this is encoded by the coding sequence ATGCTCTTTCCACAACAAAATAATTTTCGCGCAGTATTTGATTTAGGTGGGTACTGGAACTTAAAAGCAGATCCTAATGAAGAAGGTCACAAAGGTGGTTGGTATAAGAATAAGTTAGCCGGTGAAGTGCATTCGATTGCCATTCCCGGCTCTTGGAATGAGCAGCTTGCGGAGCAGGGACTTCGAAATTACGTAGGTAAGGCTTGGCATGAAACTTATTTTACAATACCTGCAATGGTTCAGGAAAGCAGTAAAGTTTGGCTGCGTATTGCAGCAGCAGATCATAAAGCAGAAGTATGGCTTAACGGAAATTTCGTAGGTGAGCATTCAGGAGGATATCTGCCTTTTGAATTAGACCTGTCTGAAGCTCTCAATGAGAAAGGTAAAAAAAATCACCTGGTGGTTTGTGTAGATAGCTCTCTTTCGATGCACACCATTCCTCAGGATGTAAGTCCGGAATCTCCTCTTTATAGTACACCAAGCTATGAACGCCGACATCTTTTTCCGGCAACCCGATTTGATTTTTTCCCCTATGGCGGACTAACACGATCCGTTCAGGTTGTTACAACTCCTAAAGAGTACATTTCAGATACCTCCATTCATTCTACTCTGGAAGGACAAATAACAATCACCGCAGACGTAACGACAGATTTGGACTTTAATGTCCGGATCCTGTCTGCGGATGATCAGGAAATAGCCAAGGGCGATAGTAAAAATGGAGTTTGTAAACTTTCCGTTGATGAACCCGAGTGGTGGTCGCCCTCAAACCCCTACTTATATACCGCCAGCATTTCGTTAATGAAAGACGGAAAGGTAGTAGATGAATACCATGAAACCTTTGGTATTCGGGAAGTTCGGGTTGAAGGAGGAAAAATCATGTTTAACAACGAGCCTCTTTTTATGAGTGGCTTTGGTAAGCATGAAGATTTTCCGATTGTAGGCCGCGGTCAATTTCGTCCGGCTTATCTAAAAGATCATGAGCTTATGCGATGGATTGGGGCAAATTCATACAGAACCAGTCACTATCCCTATGACGAAGAAATGATGCGTTTGGCAGACAAACTCGGGTTCCTGATTATTGATGAGGTTCCTGCTGTTAGCTTGGGATTTTGGTCCAACGATTTTGATGAGCTTAAGCCTTTATTTGAAAACCATAAGCAATCTATCAAAGAATTAATTAAACGGGATAAGAATCACCCAAGCGTGATTTCCTGGTCTATAACCAATGAGCCGAATTTATGGGCGGAGGAATTTTATCAGAACGAAACCAGCAAAAAGTATTTCAAAGAGCTGTATGATTTCACAAAAGGTCTAGATGATACTCGTCCAATTATGTCCATCTCAATGGCCGCTCATAAGGAAAATGATGTAGTATTAGAGTCGTGTGATATCATTGGGATAAACAGGTACTACGGCTGGTATACAAATCCGGTAGACTTAGAACAGGCAGGGAAAGATTTAGCACGAGAGCTGGATGCCACCTTCGAAAAATATGGCAAACCCATTATGGTCACTGAATTTGGAGCTGATACTGTTGAAGGTCTGCACGCTACGACAGCTCAAATGTTTACAGAAGAATTTCAGACGGCTTTCATCTTCAAATACCTGGAGGTTATGGAACCAAGAGAATTTGTTGCAGGTGCTCATGTTTGGAACTTCGCTGATTTCATGACCCCTCAGCATTTCAGAAGGGTAGTTCTAAATAAGAAAGGCGTATTTACTCGCGACCGTCACCCAAAAAGTGTGGCATTCAAGTTAAGAGACCACTGGAATTCATTGGAAAGAATCCAAGATGATCACCGCCCTAAGAAACCTAAGTCAGGTTTTCTTGTCTCTGATATAAAATAA
- a CDS encoding xylose isomerase yields the protein MMINSRISCAYLYTISKYGYPPPAEDTLQYLEEFKALGFQSVELEGIRENHLTKVYEMKNHIAQKISELDLEVPYFCAVLPGLSSTDEKEREHNLQLFEKGCEVASAFGALGILDNAPLPPYQFPEDIPVVRHYHEDVILSAKFPDDLNWKKYWEQLTATYREACDIAANYGLTYQMHPALGVLASTTDAFLHFHDAVGRDNLRFNFDTANQYFLKDNLQLSLRRLKDYIDYIHISDNRGQQVEHLAIGDGIIRWDDFFETLDVIDFKGHFGIDIGGAESGVANLDSAYTQAAKFIQEKL from the coding sequence ATGATGATTAACTCCAGAATTTCGTGTGCTTATTTGTATACCATCAGTAAGTATGGCTACCCGCCACCCGCTGAGGATACCCTCCAGTATTTGGAGGAATTTAAAGCTTTGGGCTTTCAGTCGGTTGAGCTGGAAGGAATCCGCGAAAACCATCTTACTAAGGTGTATGAGATGAAGAACCACATCGCCCAAAAAATAAGTGAACTTGATTTAGAAGTACCTTATTTCTGTGCGGTTTTGCCCGGACTTTCATCTACCGATGAAAAGGAAAGAGAACACAATCTCCAATTGTTTGAGAAAGGCTGTGAAGTTGCCTCAGCGTTTGGGGCTTTAGGGATTTTGGATAATGCCCCCCTGCCACCTTATCAGTTTCCGGAAGATATCCCTGTTGTGCGTCATTACCATGAAGATGTGATTCTCTCTGCCAAGTTCCCTGATGATTTAAACTGGAAGAAGTACTGGGAGCAACTCACTGCAACCTATAGAGAAGCTTGTGATATTGCCGCAAACTATGGCTTAACCTATCAAATGCATCCGGCCCTTGGTGTTTTGGCTTCTACAACCGATGCCTTTCTGCATTTTCATGATGCCGTTGGGCGAGATAATCTTCGCTTCAATTTCGATACCGCTAACCAATACTTCCTGAAAGATAACCTCCAGCTTTCACTCAGAAGACTGAAAGACTACATCGATTACATCCACATTTCAGACAACCGAGGACAGCAAGTTGAACACCTGGCCATTGGAGATGGCATAATTCGTTGGGATGACTTTTTTGAGACCTTGGATGTCATTGACTTTAAAGGTCACTTTGGGATCGACATTGGAGGAGCAGAATCGGGTGTAGCCAATTTAGATTCAGCTTACACCCAAGCAGCAAAATTTATTCAAGAAAAATTATAG
- a CDS encoding glucosamine-6-phosphate deaminase, with protein METGLLAFAYLILKCAVIRTDIKSSNRKNTIVSTIKKYIAGKLKVFFFESRQSLGEQAAQDVAERIKKVSDEKESVRMVFAAAVSQKEFLEELLKIEDIPWQKITAFHMDEYHTIPNEAPQRFGNFLKEHLFQHKPFGAVHYMQSDFEAYSNLIDEANIDIICLGIGENGHLAFNDPPVADFKDPKVLKEVELDQICRQQQVNDGQFKTLEDVPETAVTLTIPTLMKADYLSVVVPGSAKAVAASKTLFHPVSEECPSTVLRLHPDAKLYLDNHSAKNIIEKIS; from the coding sequence ATGGAGACTGGGCTTTTAGCTTTCGCTTACCTGATTCTGAAATGCGCAGTTATAAGAACCGATATAAAATCATCGAATAGAAAGAATACGATTGTGAGTACTATTAAAAAATATATAGCTGGAAAATTAAAGGTCTTTTTCTTTGAAAGCCGCCAAAGTCTTGGGGAACAAGCTGCTCAGGATGTTGCTGAAAGAATTAAAAAAGTTTCTGATGAGAAAGAATCAGTTCGGATGGTATTTGCCGCGGCTGTTTCTCAAAAAGAATTCTTGGAAGAGTTGCTCAAGATTGAAGATATCCCTTGGCAAAAAATCACTGCTTTTCACATGGATGAATATCATACCATCCCGAATGAAGCCCCTCAACGTTTTGGGAATTTTTTGAAAGAACATCTTTTCCAGCATAAACCATTTGGCGCAGTACATTATATGCAAAGTGATTTTGAGGCTTACTCTAATCTCATCGATGAAGCTAATATCGATATTATCTGTTTGGGAATTGGAGAAAATGGGCACCTTGCTTTTAATGACCCCCCTGTCGCTGATTTTAAGGACCCAAAAGTACTTAAAGAAGTGGAGCTGGATCAAATCTGCAGACAACAACAGGTAAATGATGGACAATTCAAAACGCTGGAAGATGTGCCGGAAACTGCAGTTACTCTAACTATTCCAACTTTGATGAAAGCTGATTACTTATCCGTTGTAGTGCCGGGATCAGCCAAAGCCGTTGCGGCATCAAAAACCTTGTTTCATCCTGTCTCAGAAGAATGTCCATCTACAGTTTTGCGCCTTCATCCAGATGCAAAACTTTACTTAGATAATCACTCAGCAAAAAATATCATAGAGAAAATATCATGA
- a CDS encoding phytanoyl-CoA dioxygenase, translating to MNKIEQKLNEPYELKPEDIEYYQENGFIKLKQVLDEETLDYFNHEITKVVHEKNPLLKKPMEERSTFEKAFIQIGNLFKTNETIKKLVMSKRLGKLAADLMQVEGVRLYHDQALYKEPSGEKVQNITPWHADQFYWPLETDNTITAWIPLQKTTSDMGPLAFSKKSHKYDFGRDLEISDESEERIRKALSDANLELVDEGFDAGEISFHGGWTFHRASANISDQVRAVMTIIYMEDGVKVSEFTNSAHPDDRDAFLPGLEPGDVAATDLNPLIYKR from the coding sequence ATGAATAAAATCGAGCAAAAATTAAACGAACCCTATGAATTGAAACCTGAAGACATCGAATATTATCAGGAGAATGGATTTATAAAGCTAAAACAGGTACTGGATGAGGAAACGCTGGATTATTTTAATCATGAGATTACAAAAGTAGTTCACGAGAAAAATCCATTACTCAAAAAACCAATGGAAGAGCGCTCGACCTTCGAAAAAGCATTCATCCAGATCGGTAATCTCTTTAAGACTAACGAAACGATAAAAAAACTAGTAATGAGTAAGCGGCTTGGTAAACTGGCTGCAGACTTAATGCAGGTAGAAGGTGTAAGGTTATATCATGATCAGGCATTGTACAAAGAACCAAGCGGAGAGAAAGTCCAGAATATCACACCCTGGCATGCGGATCAATTTTACTGGCCTCTGGAAACGGATAATACAATAACCGCCTGGATTCCCCTTCAGAAAACAACTTCTGATATGGGACCACTCGCGTTCAGTAAGAAAAGTCACAAGTATGATTTCGGCAGGGATCTGGAAATCAGCGATGAAAGCGAAGAGAGAATTAGAAAAGCATTGTCTGATGCTAATTTGGAGTTGGTAGATGAAGGCTTCGATGCCGGAGAAATCAGTTTTCACGGAGGATGGACTTTCCATCGTGCCAGTGCAAATATTTCTGATCAGGTTCGTGCTGTTATGACTATCATTTACATGGAAGACGGGGTGAAAGTAAGTGAATTTACAAATTCCGCCCATCCTGATGATAGAGACGCATTTCTTCCCGGACTTGAGCCTGGCGATGTTGCTGCCACAGACTTAAACCCACTTATTTATAAACGATAA
- the nagB gene encoding glucosamine-6-phosphate deaminase, with product MQSPVTTQYREFEKIATSIFEDASLASAFVAQEIASTIQANNKNNTHTALGLATGSTPVKVYDELVRIYREEEIDFSRVFTFNLDEYYPMSPDSRQSYVTYMKEYFFDHVNIPKEQINIPDGTLNKNQVIPFCKSYERKIRDLGGLDIQILGIGRTGHIGFNEPGSSIHSETRLIALDNLTILDAASSFYGVENVPKQAITMGVGTIMNAKRLLLMAWGEGKADIIKRTVEGEITEQVPATYLQHHKNAEVILDQAASAELTKIKTPWLVGPIKWSDALIRKAVVWLSLKLGKPILKLTDQDYSENGMNDILTDFGDSYSINIRIFNEIQHTITGWPGGKPEADDSTRPERAKPYPKKVLIFSPHPDDDVISMGGTFIRLADQGHEVHVAYQTSGNIAVFDDEALRFADFVTDYNDAFHFKDESVLQTFEDIRAFLKQKESGEVDSKKVKTIKGLIRQGEAKAACRFIGIPNEQIHFLNLPFYETGRIRKKPIGKDDIRIVKELIEEIKPHQIYAAGDLSDPHGTHRVCLDAIFKAVNILKDKSWMKDCWLWLYRGAWQEWDISEIEMAVPLSPYEKNRKRSAIFKHQSQKDRPLFPGTDKREFWQRAEERNQKTAELYDQLGLAEYEAIEAFVRHKFI from the coding sequence ATGCAGTCACCAGTCACAACTCAATATCGTGAATTTGAAAAAATAGCAACCAGTATTTTCGAAGATGCTTCACTTGCATCAGCCTTTGTCGCACAAGAAATAGCTTCAACCATTCAGGCGAATAATAAGAATAACACGCATACTGCTCTAGGTTTAGCGACAGGGTCGACCCCGGTAAAAGTATATGATGAACTTGTCAGAATTTACCGTGAAGAAGAAATAGATTTTAGCCGGGTTTTCACCTTTAATCTTGATGAGTATTACCCGATGAGTCCAGATTCTCGTCAGAGTTATGTGACCTACATGAAGGAGTATTTCTTTGACCATGTGAATATCCCAAAGGAGCAAATCAACATTCCTGATGGAACACTTAATAAGAATCAGGTGATTCCCTTTTGCAAGTCTTATGAGAGAAAAATCAGGGATTTAGGAGGGCTGGATATACAAATTTTAGGGATCGGAAGAACCGGTCATATTGGCTTCAACGAACCCGGATCTTCCATTCACTCTGAAACCAGGCTTATAGCTCTGGACAACCTGACAATATTGGATGCAGCTAGTAGTTTTTATGGGGTTGAAAATGTTCCTAAGCAGGCAATCACAATGGGAGTTGGTACCATCATGAATGCCAAGCGTTTACTGCTCATGGCTTGGGGAGAAGGCAAGGCGGATATCATCAAGAGAACGGTTGAGGGTGAAATAACCGAACAAGTACCTGCTACTTATCTTCAACATCACAAAAATGCGGAAGTAATTCTTGACCAAGCCGCCTCGGCAGAACTTACCAAAATCAAAACTCCCTGGCTGGTTGGTCCTATCAAGTGGAGCGACGCTCTGATTAGAAAAGCTGTTGTTTGGTTAAGCCTAAAGCTTGGTAAGCCTATTTTAAAGCTCACAGATCAGGATTATAGTGAAAACGGCATGAATGATATCCTTACTGATTTTGGGGACTCCTACTCTATCAATATTCGGATTTTTAATGAAATTCAGCATACCATCACGGGCTGGCCAGGAGGTAAACCTGAAGCTGATGATTCAACCCGTCCCGAAAGAGCAAAACCTTACCCAAAAAAAGTGCTGATTTTCAGTCCCCACCCCGATGATGATGTCATATCAATGGGAGGCACTTTTATACGGTTAGCCGACCAAGGGCACGAAGTTCACGTAGCCTATCAAACATCCGGTAATATTGCTGTTTTTGATGATGAAGCACTTAGGTTTGCTGATTTTGTGACTGATTATAATGATGCCTTTCATTTCAAAGATGAAAGTGTACTTCAAACTTTTGAAGACATCCGAGCGTTTTTAAAGCAGAAAGAATCCGGGGAAGTAGACTCCAAAAAAGTCAAAACCATTAAGGGGCTTATACGCCAGGGAGAAGCCAAAGCCGCATGTCGGTTTATTGGTATACCCAATGAGCAGATTCATTTCCTTAATCTCCCTTTTTATGAAACGGGTAGAATTCGAAAAAAACCAATCGGTAAAGACGATATTAGAATCGTGAAGGAGTTGATTGAAGAAATTAAACCCCATCAAATTTATGCTGCGGGAGATCTTTCTGATCCTCATGGGACACATCGCGTATGCCTGGATGCCATCTTTAAAGCTGTAAACATTTTAAAAGATAAAAGCTGGATGAAAGACTGTTGGCTGTGGTTATATCGCGGGGCCTGGCAGGAATGGGATATTTCCGAAATTGAGATGGCAGTCCCACTCAGTCCATATGAGAAGAACAGAAAACGTAGCGCAATCTTTAAGCATCAATCCCAAAAAGACCGCCCTCTTTTTCCTGGTACGGATAAAAGAGAATTTTGGCAGCGGGCGGAAGAAAGAAATCAAAAAACAGCCGAACTTTATGACCAGCTTGGACTTGCAGAGTACGAAGCCATTGAAGCTTTTGTGCGACACAAATTTATTTAA
- a CDS encoding TIGR02206 family membrane protein, with protein sequence MNTFFDNTNLFLPYSVEHFVVLALFVFFCAWFIPFMKGRSPEYQRKVLLAIALLISSSQLMKIPLNIYTGTFDVTHDIPLHMCNFLPFVLVWVYLKSDRNTWAIIFFWVVLGVSQANFTPSIEYSLFHYDAIRYWLVHLLLVLVALYPAIEWKWELEIRDVGRSVIALNMVALFIGGINLLLSSNYLYVMGKPPGTTFFSLLPEWPTYLILLELIFVVWALMVYGIFRWIKRGGKASAISTQSEVAKTNMDGKI encoded by the coding sequence TTGAACACCTTTTTTGATAATACAAACTTGTTTTTGCCTTATTCAGTTGAGCACTTTGTAGTGCTCGCTCTTTTTGTATTCTTTTGTGCCTGGTTTATTCCATTTATGAAAGGAAGGAGTCCCGAATATCAGCGTAAGGTTCTCTTGGCTATAGCATTGCTGATATCTTCATCTCAGCTTATGAAGATTCCCTTGAACATATACACAGGTACTTTTGATGTTACTCATGACATCCCTCTTCATATGTGTAATTTTCTTCCCTTTGTACTTGTGTGGGTGTATTTGAAAAGTGACAGAAATACATGGGCCATTATCTTCTTTTGGGTAGTACTGGGCGTGTCACAGGCAAATTTCACCCCTTCTATAGAATATTCCCTTTTCCATTATGATGCTATCCGCTATTGGTTGGTGCACCTTTTATTGGTGCTGGTGGCACTGTACCCAGCTATTGAGTGGAAGTGGGAGTTAGAAATTCGTGATGTTGGTCGTTCAGTCATTGCATTAAATATGGTGGCACTTTTTATTGGTGGAATTAATCTATTGTTGAGCAGTAACTACCTGTATGTTATGGGTAAGCCACCTGGAACTACCTTTTTCAGCCTGCTACCAGAATGGCCAACCTACTTGATTTTATTGGAGCTCATCTTCGTAGTTTGGGCACTGATGGTGTACGGGATCTTCCGTTGGATAAAAAGAGGTGGAAAAGCTTCTGCCATATCAACCCAAAGTGAGGTTGCCAAAACCAATATGGATGGAAAGATTTAG